In Candidatus Cloacimonadota bacterium, the genomic window ATTTTAGACTCGCTCTTTCTTATGATGATTTTCTTTATGATGAGAAGAACCAGATTGGCGGGAGAGTAACCAGAGAACCGCTGGGAATAACCTGGCAGATTCGGTATGGAAATAATAAATTTAATTTCTTCACAACAGGCAAAGTACTGAATCCCTTCCAGATCAAATTTGAAAACCAGGAATTATCTCCGGATATTTATTTAACGGAAGATCAGACAAATAATTCAACTGCAAAAATATACTATTTCTTTCAGGAAGAACTGTTTTCGGAATTTAAATGGAAATATTATTTATTTACAGAAAAGAAGCTCTTTTATGAATCGGAAAATGATTACTCATATAAAAATGTAATAAATGACTTTTCCCTGCAGCTCTCCTGCCTGATTGATAACAATATAGCGATCCGACCGGTTTTGCATTATGTTTTCCAGGAAGCAACTGCCAAGGGAATAAGAAATTACGATTTTAAACGAAAAGAGATCATGCCTGCTGTATTCTGCGAATATAATTTAAAAAACACGATCTGGGAAGCAGGACTATTGGGTACAGTTTACAAAGCAGATATGGATGACATTATATTTGAAAACGATTATTTTTATAGAAACGATGACCTGAAATTCTATTTATGCTGGATCTATAACTTTTCAAAGAACACGAAACTGAAATTCTCCCTCAGCCATGTTTTTGCTGTGCATGGTTTTGGCGGCGGGAATTTGCAGTATATGATGAGGTTTTGATAATATTAGATTTATCTCCCACACATTGTTAACAAACAAACATGTTCCCGTGCTTTTCCATCATTCCCAAAGCCCTCTCTGGGAACGCTCGTCGGATTCATGAATGCAATCTCTCATTATATCCTCGTTCCCACGTTCCTGCGTGGGAATGCTTGTTTTGACGCTCTGCATTGTAAATAGTTGTTTTGAAGCAGGAGCGTCCGATTTTACATTCCAAGGCAGGAGCATTGGAACGAGAATGTATTTTTCAGCTGTTTTTATATTTCCTCTTTGATCCCGATCAGTTCATAGATATTGATGGGTTTTTTCTTTCCTTTAACTTTTGCTTCGTCCAGGTATTTGACGATCAACCTGTTCTTTGCCATTTCATAAGTCTGCTCGCTGATAATGATCTTGTTTTGCGTTTCATATTCTTTATTAGCGGATTCTAATCTTGCTCCGGCATTGATGGTATCACCGATCGCCGTATAATCGAAGATCTGTTCCGAACCGAGATTCCCGACTGTAGCAATTCCGCTGTGAACTCCGATTCCTGTTTCAAACGGATCTTTGCGTTCATTTTCCCATTTAAGATGAAGTTCTTTTAATTTCTGTCTCATCTCAAAAGCAGCTTTACACGCCCAGAAAGCATGATTATCCAGTTCCACCGGAGTCCCGAAAAGAGCCATGATCGCATCACCTACAAATTTATCAAGAGTTCCTTTATTGTTCAAGATCACTTCGACCATTGCAGTCAGGTATTCGTGCAGAATAATAACGGTTTCCCTGGGAGTATGACTTTCCGTATAAGGAGTGAAGGAGCGAATGTCCGAGAAAAGCACACTTATCTCTTTTTCAGAACCTCCGTATTCCAGCATTTTCGGATCCTTGAGCAGTTCGGTTACCAGTTCCGGTGATAGATATTGTTTGAAAGCACTTTTTATGAATTTCCGCTCTTTCGCAGTTTTTACATATTGGAAGACCAGTCCAATGATATAAATAATAATGATCAAAGCAGGAAGTTCCAAAACAGTAAAAAGGATATTTTTATTTTTGAAAATATAATAGGAAAAGAGGACAAAACCGATGATCAAGACAAAATTGATCGCGATCGTGATCGTTGGTTTGACATTTGTGTTGAATATGAACAGGATAAAACAGAGCAGAAAAAAGATGATCAACCAGGAGAGGGATGAAAAACGATAAAGAAAATCCATGTTTTTGACCATTTCAATGAAATTAGCATGGATCTCTACTCCGGGCATAGGTTGTTTTGTCAGTTTGTTGAAAGGAGTATCGTGAGAATCATGAAATTCATCCGCTGAAACACCGATCAAAACGATCTTATCCCTGAATTCGTCCTTGATCTCGTAAAATTGATTTATATCCATTTCCAGGTTCTGCTCAAATTCCGAAACAAAAGTCGAGTCATCGATCACATCGGAGAAATCATAATAATTGAAAGTCTCCTGGGGACCATAATAATTTATTAAACAGCTTTTAGAGGTTATTTTAGGAATAAACCTGTCCCCTATCCGGAAAAATTTGTTCGTATTTTCGATTTCCTTAGCCCAACCGATATTCTTCTCCAACATGGCAAAAGAGATCACTCCAATTGAGTATTTTTCTTTTTTCCCTCTCATCTGGAACATTTCATAACGACGCACAAAGCCATCATCATCTGAGGAGATATTAACAGTTCCCCAGGGAATTCCTCTCTTGTTTATTGCTTTGATGGGAGGAAGATTCTGCTGCTTAATATGATCTTCTTTAATTGTTTTGATCAGCTTACCGGCAAAAATTATGTTGTTGTATCTTGCAGCAGTTTGAGCTAAAAGCTCATCAGATTCAGGATTGGATTCTTCCGTGAATTCGATATCAAAAATTATCTGTTTGACTCCCGCATTTTCCAGGTTTTCGATGAGATGAGCATAATACTCGCGGGGAAAGGGCCACTGCTGGTTTAAAGTATTGAAAGTTTCATCTCCAATCTCGATAATCACAACTTCATTGGAAATGTCTCGTGGTCCTCTTAAGAGGAATAAAAGGTCTTGAGATTTATGCTCCAGGTTTTCCCAGAAACTGGTAACAAAAATGATTCTTAAAAAAATAAAAATAACAAATGGGACAATTATATACTTTAAGTTTTTCATTGGTTTATCCAAAAAAATATTATTTACTTTCCGAAGCTTTCTGACGAAGGAATTCTTCCAGCAAAGATTCGGAAAGTTTTCTCTAATTTCAATTTAGGTTGGACTTGACTCGCAGCGAAGTGTGAGTCGAGAATAACAAGACAAATAAATGTTGCAATTCCATTATCACCGAACCTTCCGAATTTTCTAATGTGAGAAAATTATGAAAGATAAACTTCGGAAGGGAATCTCGACTTTCCGAAGCTTCCCCACGAAGTAATTCTTCCAACAAAGATTCGGAAAGTTCTCTCTCAATTCACTTGAAGTTGAACTTGACTCGCAGCGAAGTGTGAGTCGAGAGCAACCTGTCATACAAATGTCGCAATTCTCAACTCACATTCTATTGCAGCTTCCGAATCATTTCGAGTTGAGTTTTATTATATAGTGCTTGAACGAAAACTCAGTTTTTTCTATCACAAACTCCCCTGATCCCTCTTTGACAAAGAGGGGAAACAATTGTGGATAAAGCGATTTCGTGATCCTCGTTCTCCCCTCTCTTTGCTAAAGAGAGAGGCTGGGGGTGAGTTTTCGGTCAGATACTAGATAAAATAATGGACAATCATTTAAAAAGCGGATTTAGATTTTATTTCGCATCCATATATTTCACAGAAATCAGTCTGTGTCCGATCATATCAACAGCAGCTCCGCACTGTTCAAGTATGATATAACCAACTAAAGGTTCATATTCTCCATTTTCAGGTTTCATATCTAAAAACAATACTTCATTGTAAATTGCTCTAAAACCTTCGACTTTTATCTTTACCGGTCCGCAAACCAAACCTTTTACTATTTCTTGAGTTGCAGTTTGAAGTTCGACTGTTTCCTCTGATTCAAAATCATTAAACCGTTCTTTCCATGCCAATGGTAATGTCAGATAACTTGCATCTGTATCAACCAGAGCATCAAGTTTTAAGGAATATCCCGATTGGGAAATATTTTCAATATCGACTGTTGTAACTATTCTCCCCATTTTTCCCTCTTTAGATATTTGAATTGAATTTTAATCAAAAAACTTCCGAAGCTAATTAAAATTCCGGAAGTTTTAATAGCATCTTTTTAGAACTTCTGACCAATCTTAAAACGCCAGTTATAAGCAGAACTGTTATCATCCTCATCATGATACATTCTCAAACCGAGATCAGTACTGGCAAATGTATTTGGTGTGAAATAGTAGGAAGTTCCAAGGTTCATCAGTTGTGTAGATTGACTTTCCGCATCTCCTCCGAAGAATGTATGTTTGAAATCGATGAAAGGTCTTAATTTTTCTTCCAGGAAAGTCATTGCTCCTTTCAGATAGATGGAATTATAGTTGTATTTTGTTTCAAGATCAGTTCCGGAAGTTGAATCATAAGTTGTATCATCGTTCATATTAAAGGATAATGATAAAGTA contains:
- a CDS encoding adenylate/guanylate cyclase domain-containing protein, with amino-acid sequence MKNLKYIIVPFVIFIFLRIIFVTSFWENLEHKSQDLLFLLRGPRDISNEVVIIEIGDETFNTLNQQWPFPREYYAHLIENLENAGVKQIIFDIEFTEESNPESDELLAQTAARYNNIIFAGKLIKTIKEDHIKQQNLPPIKAINKRGIPWGTVNISSDDDGFVRRYEMFQMRGKKEKYSIGVISFAMLEKNIGWAKEIENTNKFFRIGDRFIPKITSKSCLINYYGPQETFNYYDFSDVIDDSTFVSEFEQNLEMDINQFYEIKDEFRDKIVLIGVSADEFHDSHDTPFNKLTKQPMPGVEIHANFIEMVKNMDFLYRFSSLSWLIIFFLLCFILFIFNTNVKPTITIAINFVLIIGFVLFSYYIFKNKNILFTVLELPALIIIIYIIGLVFQYVKTAKERKFIKSAFKQYLSPELVTELLKDPKMLEYGGSEKEISVLFSDIRSFTPYTESHTPRETVIILHEYLTAMVEVILNNKGTLDKFVGDAIMALFGTPVELDNHAFWACKAAFEMRQKLKELHLKWENERKDPFETGIGVHSGIATVGNLGSEQIFDYTAIGDTINAGARLESANKEYETQNKIIISEQTYEMAKNRLIVKYLDEAKVKGKKKPINIYELIGIKEEI